A stretch of DNA from Bacillota bacterium:
AGTTGCTTGCCCGGCGTGTGCCGGAGGTACTGGAGCAGGTAGGGTTGTCCGAGCGGGCGCGTTCGCGGGTGCGCGAGTTCTCCAAAGGGATGCAACAGCGCCTGGGCATCGCACAGGCTATCCTGCACGACCCTGACCTCATTATTCTGGACGAACCGACCTCTGCTCTGGACCCGCTGGGCAGGCGAGACGTACGCGACCTCATCCTGCACCTCAAATCGCAAGGCAAAACGGTCTTCTTGAACTCGCATCTGCTGTCGGAAGTGGAGATGGTGTGCGATGAGGTGGCAATCCTGCGCGGCGGCAAGGTACAGCGGCAGGGACACCTGGACATGTTGCTGCAGGTACATCCCGTTGTGGACGTGGAGCTGTGCGTTCCATCGGAGCGTGTCATGCAGGCTGTGCGTGCGATGTCGTCGGTGCTGTCGCAGGACGGTACCCGCTTCACGGCGGAAGTGCAGAGCGACGAGGATATCCCTGCGCTGGCGCGGTGCATTGTGGAGGCAGGCGGAGACATCATGCGCTTTGTGCCACGTCGCGAGAGCCTCGAAGACCTGTTCGTGCGGGTGGTGGAAGAGACGAAGTGAGGGCAGTCTATCTGATAGCTTCCTTGACCCTGAAAGAGACCCTGCGTCGGCGTCTCTGGATAGCCTCTTTGCTGGCTTCGCTGGCGGTAGTTGGGTTTGTGTTTGTGGCTAAGCTGGGGGCTTCGGTGCGCCCGAACGACCCGATTGTGCAGAGCGTGGTTCCCCGCATCACGCTAATTTTGGGGCTGGACGTAGTGAAGTTCTTCGGCTCGGTGATGGCGATGACGCTGGCCTCGGGGGCGATTGCGCTGGAGATCGAGCGGGGGATGCTCTACGCCATCCTGTACAAGCCAGTGCATCGCTATCAGGTAGTGCTGGGCAAATGGATTGGCGTGCTGGTGTTCGCGCTGGTCAACACCTTATTCTGGACGGTTCTTCTGTACGTGTCTGTTCGCCTGATGATGGGCAAAAGCTATCTGGAGACATGGCGTGCTCCGCTGGTGGTGTTGTTGTATCCCGTGCTGTTTGGCACGCTGACGCTGTTTTTCTCCACCTTCGCCTCGATGGGTTTGACAATTGCGCTGTCCATCATCGCCGCGGGGGTGGCATGGTCGGAAAAACCGATGCGCGAGTTCGGTATCGTGTTCGATATTGAAACGTTGCTGAACGTGGCAAACAACGTGCGATGGGTGGTGCCGATGAATCACCTGCGCCGATGGGTGCTGGAAGAGATGATGGTCATCGTGCCTGAGCGGATGTTAGCCAGCCAGCGGTTTCAGGCTTTCGAGAGCCCGCCAAGCGGGTGGGAAATCGGCTATGTGTTCGGATATATCGCGGTCGTGCTGGCGCTGGCGATACTGGTATTTGGTAAGAGGGACGTTTGATCGATCAGCCAAACTTCATCGGGCACGCTTTGTGCCGTAGCGTACAGCTCAGGGGAAAAGCCACCTATTGCGAAGATGGCGTACACGGCGCGTTTGTGCTGCAAAAGGTGCGGGACGGTCTGCACCTTTGCCTTCAGGTCCACAAGAACGTCTGCTCCTGCTGGCCGACCGAGATTCCATTTGCACTCCGCAAAAAGGCGTCTCCCATCTGACAGGTCGGCGACGATATCAATTTCTGTCCGTCCGTCGCGGCTCCAATACCTGCTCGCCTGAAGTATGTGGACGTGAAAGCGGTTTGGGCAGTATGTTTGCAGCCACTGCAGGCATATCTGTTCAAAAATCTGTCCCATATAGACGGGCAAGTAGGGCCTCATTCGCGTCTCATACACAAAAACAGGGTCAGAAAACTCCAGCAGGCTTTTGTGGGGCGCAATGAAACGGTACCAAAAGGCAAGGAATGGGTCAGCAACGCGGTAGAGCAGACGGCGGCGGCTGTCCTCTGCAAACGGCATCTCCTCCCGTATCCATCCTAGCTCCGTGAGCGTGCGCAGGTAGAAGCTGAGAGAGTTTCCCGTTCCGCTCAGTTGCTGAATGCGCCCATACTGTGTCTCCCCCGACGCAATAACTCCAAGCACCGCGTTGTAGGAGGCAGGGTCGCGGATTTGCTGAGTGCCAAGCAAATATTCTACCTCGTAGCGTAGCGGGCTGCCCGGACGCAAAAGCAGGTTAATTATTTCGTCTTCCATCGGCTGGCTGGTGTCTACCAGCGCATGGTAGCGCGGTGTTCCTCCTAAAACCCCGTACATTGTGAGTTTCTCGACGACGCCGTAAAGCGGGCTGCTTGCGTAGAAAAGTGCCGTTTGGTGGTAGCGGAAGGGCGTTATTTGCAGAATGCCGGCGTTGAACCTGCCAAACAAGGGAGAATTGGGTTCGCCGAGTGCCTTCATCATGGACAGATGAGAGCCGCTTAAAATGACCATCACCGTCGAGTGGGCACCTTCTCGATCCCACCATGCCTGAAGGATAGAAGGCAAGTCGGGAGATTGTTCCGCCAGGTACGGGAATTCATCCAGGATAAGGATGAAACGTTCCCGACGTTTCCACTGCTCACAGACATAATGCAGGAGGGCTTGCCACGATACTGCAAGGTCAGATGGGGCAAGAGAGGTTCCTCCCAAACTTTCCAGAAGCTGGGTAGCCAGCAGCAATCGTTGTGTTGGGGCGGTAGTCTGTTCAGCGAGGTAGTAGCATGCGGGTTTGGGCATGTTTTCGCCTGCCACAAAGCGCTGCAACAAGTATGTTTTGCCCAAACGCCGTCTGCCGTAAACCAGCGCCATTTGGCCTCCCTGAGAGGGATGTGACCAGGCTCGTTCCAGAGCCCGTAGCTCATCCTCTCGGTCGAAAAACGGTTCTGGATGTAGAAATCCTGCGCTCGCTGGCATGGCGGTCTACTCCCAAATGTGGTTTACTAAAGTATACTTTACTAAAGTATACTTTAGTAAAGTGTGCTTGTCAAATCAGTAGAGGGGTGTTCGATAAATCCGCCAAACGGCACTTCAAGCGCGAAGCCCCCCGCGCAGGACATTCTCCGCCCCGCCCGCGGCTCACCTGGAGATTGGGCGTTGACAAACGTCGTCTAAAGCCGAGGTTTCTACAGCGGAAACGCCATCAATACTTCGGCACGGTCGGGTCGACTTCATCGGACCACTGCAGGATGCCCCCTTGCAGGTTTTTCACCTTTCGGAAACCTGCCGCCTTCAGAAACGCGGTGATTTGTGCGCTGCGCTTGCCAGAGCGGCAGTAGACCACAATCTCCCGCGCCGAATCGAGTTCGTGCATCCGGGCGGGAATAGTATTCATGGGGATCAGCACCGCGCCGTCCAGACGGCAGATTTGCCACTCTACCGGCTCGCGCACGTCCAGCAGGAAGATGTCTTCGCCCGAATCCAGTCGTCGCTTCAGGTCGGTGGGAGTAATTTCTTCGATGGCATCCACCGGCCCCGAACTCTCCTCTCCGCGCACCCCGCAGAACTCCTCGTAGTCGATCAATTCACGGATGACCGGGTTGGGCCCGCACACAGGGCACTGCGGGTTCTTGCGCAGCTTCAGCTCGCGGAACTGCATCTTGAGGGCATTGAACAGCAACAGCCTGCCGATGAGCGGCTCTCCCCGTCCCAGTATCAGCTTGATGGTCTCCATCGCCTGAATGGTGCCGATGATGCCGGGCAGCACGCCCAGCACTCCGCCTTCCGCACAGCTGGGTACCAGCCCCGGCGGCGGGGGTTCAGGGTACAAACAGCGGTAGCAGGGTCCCTCCTTGGCGTAAAAGACCGAAGCCTGTCCTTCGAAGCGGAAGATAGAACCGTATACGTTCGGCTTTCCCAGCAGCACGCAGGCGTCGTTAACCAGATAGCGCGTGGCGAAGTTGTCCGTGCCATCCACGATGATGTCGTACTCTGCAAATATCTCCAGCGCGTTCTCACGGGTAAGTCGGGTTTCGTAAGTTTGTACGGAGATGTTTGGGTTCATCGCCAGCAGACGCTCTTTAGCCACCTGCAGCTTGGGGCGCCCTACATCTGGGGTGGTGTAAAGCACCTGACGTTGCAGGTTGGTGAGGTCTACAACGTCGAAATCCACCAGTCCGATGGTGCCAACACCCGCCGCGGCAAGATACAGCGACAGCGGTGCGCCCAGCCCCCCCGCGCCGACACATAGCACCTTCGCTGCCTTCAGCTTCAGCTGTCCCTCCATCGCCACGTCGGGAAGGATGAGGTGTCGGCTGTAGCGCAGGATCTCCTCGTTGTCCAGCCAAGCCTGCTGTGCTGCTTCCGGAGCCGCCACCGACACGCTACCCCCCGCAATAGAGGGCACAATCATCAGCGTATCGCCGTCCTTGACCGGTGTGCCCAGCCCCTGAAGATAGCGGGTATCCTCCTCTCCCAGGTACACATTGACAAAGCTGCGCAACTTACCCTGCTCGTTATACAGGTGCTTGCGCAGGTCGGGATAGGTTTCTACCACCGCCTGCAGCGCCTCGCCCACTGTGCCTGCCTGCACCTGCACTTCGCTCTGGTTACCGGTGTAGGACTGCAGCGCACTGGGTATCAAAACGGTTATTGCCATGCCATTCACCTCTCTCGTCAAAGTCCGCGTATTTCGGTAGGCTCCCGCTCGAAACCACTGCGGTCTTCCAGCAGTCGCCAGCAGTGCATTTCGGCAGGTTTGCCCTTCTGAACCGAGATAATGAGATAAGAATAGTAGGGCAGGGCGTTCTCTCGGTCAAACTCACTGGGACGCGCCGGATGGTCGGGGTGCGAATGGTAGAAGCCCAACACTTTCAGTGATTTCTGTTTCGCCTCGCGCTCCAGCTGCATCATCTGCGCCGGCGTAATCAGGAAGCGTCGTTCGCGGTTGTCTTTCTGCTCGTTGACGATGGGGATAACCTCCTCCACCCAGCGCACGTCGCCACCCAGTTCTCGCCCCAGCAACGCGCCACAACACTCATGGGGGTACTCCGCTCTGGCGTGCTGGCGGATCTTAGTAGCCTGTTCGGCGCTCAGCGAGAGCATCACTCCTCCTCTTCCCACAGTGGGTCTGTGATATAGCGACTGCCTCCATCTGGCGCTAGCGCGACCACTGTGCCACAGGAAATCCGCTCTGCCACTCGGAGCGCACAACATACCGCTGCCCCTGCAGAGATGCCCACAAACAGCCCCTCCTCGCGGGCAAGCTGGCGCGCCATTGCGTGAGCCTGCTCGGTGGACACCTCCATGATTTCATCCGGCACAGCAGGGTCATAAATCCCCGGCACCAGAGCGGTTTCCAGATGTTTCAGCCCCTCCAAACCGTGAAACGGGCTATCCGGTTGCACCGCAACGAGCCGGATACCCGGATAGTACTCCTTCAGACGTCGCCCTGTGCCCATCATCGTGCCGCTGGTGCCCAACCCCGCCACGAAGTGCGTGACCTCGCCCTGCGTCTGCTCCCAAATCTCGACGCCTGTCGTCTGATAGTGCGCCTGCCAGTTCGCGGGGTTGTTATACTGGTCGGGATAGAAGTATCGCTCTGGCTCGGCTTCCACCATTTGCTGCACCTTACGGATGGCACCATCCGTTTGCTCCCGCGGGTCGGTGAGGATTAACTCCGCCCCGAAGGCGCGCAGCATCCGTTTCCGCTCCGCATTGGCGTTTGCAGGCAGGCACAGCTGCACCCGGTAGCCGCGCGCCGCCCCGATCATCGCATAGGCGATGCCCGTATTGCCCGAAGTGGCGTCGATAAGGATTTTGTCCGGCGTCAGCAAGCCTTCCTGCTCGGCTACGCGAATCATGTTCCATGCGGGACGGTCTTTCACCGAGCCGCCCGGATTGAACCATTCCGCTTTGATGAACACCTGCACTCCCTGCGGTAGTGACCGTGTTACCCGCCGCAAACGGATGAGCGGCGTGTTGCCAATGAGCCTCTCTATCTCCCACCCGGTAGACGGGGATCTTCGCGTTTCTCTCTGTTGGATGCAGGTGCTCACTGTTTAACCTCTAGCTATTCTAATCCTGACATAAAGTATACCCTTGGTCGACATTGGAATGCAATGGGGGATGGGGTATCAAACCCGGACCTGCCTGTCATCCCGGTGGGGTGCGTGCACTACGAAAGGCGAACAGGCTGTGAGGTTTCGGCGGACTGCAGGGCTGCTTCGATGACACGGATGACCTCTCGCGCCTGTTCGGGTTGGACAGCCAGTTTCTCGCCGCGCAACAGCACCCCCGCGATGTTGCGGTAGTACTCGCTCCAGTCGCCGCGCTCGCTGTCTATGGTGCGCTCGGTGACCTGTTCTTCCTGATGCAACCACACCCGTGCCCGATGTTGAGGCGGTTCCACTGTCGCGCCGATGTTCCCGGTTCGTAAAGCTTCCTCTTGCGGGTCCAAACCATACTTCACCAGCCCGCCGCGGTCGCCCAGCACATACCAGCGGGGACGTTCGGCGGCGCGGAGGTAGTTCACTTCCACAGTAAAGGTGCGCCCGTCGCCGTAATCCAGCACCGCGCGGATGAAGCTCTCAACGTCGCTCTGCCACATGCGGAAATGTCGCCACGCCATCACCTGCGTGGGCAATCCCATCAGCTGAATCGCCTGGTCTATGAGGTGCGCTCCCCAGTCGTGGAGCAGAGAACCCATCGATTCGCGTTGGGAACGCCAGCGACTGGAATGTCCGTAACGCCCGACGCAGCTTTCCACCTGCCATATCTCACCCAGCAAGCCTTCTTCCATCACCTTGCGCACGGTCAGGTAGTCCCAATCCCATCGGCGGTTGTGAAAGACGCTCAACAGGAGGTTGCGCTTCCACGCTTCGTGGATAAGGTCATCCGCTTCGGCAGTGGTAATGGTGAAGGGTTTGTCTATCACCACATGCTTGCCCGCCTGCAAAGCCATCTTGCCGAGCGCATGGTGGGTATGGTGTGGGGTGGCGATGACCACCAGCTGAACCTGTTCGTCTGACAGAAGTTCTTCGGGTTGCGCGTAGGTGCGCACATTCCACTGCTGGCGCGCCTGTTCGCGGCGTTGCGCATCCCGCGACGAGACCGCTACCAGACGCAAGCCTTCAATCTGGGTAATGAGTGGACAGTGGAAAACACGTCCCGCATAGCCGTAGCCCACAACGCCAACGCCTATCAATTTGCCACCTCCCGAAGGCTATCTCTTGTCCGTGCGGTATGTATAGAGGAAGGTCAATACTAAGCCGCCTGTTCATCCTGCTTGTCCGTTGGGGCGACGCATACCCGGTTACGCCCGAGACGTTTCGCCTCATACAGCGCGCTATCCGCCTGCTGAATCAGGTGGCTGGAATCCACCCCGCTGCACCAGCCTGCCACTCCGATACTCACGGTCACCGCGCGGTTGGGAAACGGGTGCTGAGCGATGACCTGCCGAATGCGCTCGGCAACGTTCAGTGCAGTATCTATTTCTGTATCCGGCAGAATCACCGCGAATTCCTCTCCACCATAACGGGCTACGAAGTCATAAGCGCGGATGTTTTCGGAGATAAGGCGTGCCACCTCGTGCAACACTGCATCGCCCTGCAGGTGACCATACGTATCGTTATACTGTTTGAAGTGGTCCACGTCGATAAGCATCAGGCAGAGCGGTAGTCCTTTGCGGCAGGCGAGGCTAATCTGCGAGTGCAGATTCTCCTGAAACGCCCGGTGGTTGCCCACCTGTGTCAGGGCATCGGTTACTGAAAGGCGCTCCAGCAGTTCATTGCGCCGTTGCAGCTCTTGCTGCTGCTGTTTTTGTGTCAAAGCGTATTGCTCCAGCTGGGCAGCCATCATATTGAAGCTGTCTGCAAGCAGGTGGAAATCATAGGGCGCCCAGCGTGAGGCTGTCACCCGGTGGCTGAAGTGACCGCTGGCGATGGCGTGGGCGGCGGCGATCAGACGCCGAATGAGCTTCACCACCGGATATATCAGCCACATCGTTGCCAGTGCGGCGACCCCGAGGCTCGCCAACAGAGTGGGCAGCAAGGATTGCGTCAGAATCCGCCGGGCAATCTGCAGCACCATGTCGTGCGGCACGCCCGCCTGGTGTAAAGCCGCAACCATCTGGTGATAGGCGATAGCGGTATGCAATCCCAGTGCCGCCGCCATACACAATAAGACGCCGATGAACAGTCTTCTGCGCAGGGAGAGACGTGCTAATAGCTTCACCATGTTGCCCCCGGAAGGACGCAGCTGCAGTCCCTGTCAGAATCGTCGGCATTTGATGCGATGTGCTGCGCTGTCAGAATTACGGGTTTAGCGCAGGCGATTCAGCGCAGCGACGATAGCGCGGGTGAATTCCGGGGTGGAACCACAACACGACCCGATAATGCTGGCTCCCGCTTCCACGAACTGCGGCACGAACTCCGCCATCTCCTCGGGCTTCTGGGTATATACCGCTTTACCCTCTTCCAGCACAGGCATTCCGGCGTTGGGTTGAGCGATAAGCGGTATGGGCACGGCGGCACGCATGCGCCGAATGACCGGAACCATCTCCTGTGCGCCGGTGCTGCAGTTTGCCCCCACAACCGCTGCGCCTTCCTGCATCAAGGTGGTTGCAGCCTGCTCGGGGGTGACTCCCATCATGGTGCGTTCGCCAGCGCCAAAACTCATGCAGGCAATCGCTTTCAAGCCCAGCGATTTCGCCGCTCGGAGGGCAACCACAATCTCTTCGAGAGCCATAAAGGTTTCCAGAATCACCGTGTCTGCGCCGCCTTCCTGAAGCGCAGCCATCTGCTCGCTGAAGACCTCAAAAGCCTGCTCCTCGCTCAGGTCGCCCAGCGGTTCCAGC
This window harbors:
- a CDS encoding ABC transporter ATP-binding protein, producing MTQYAIETHHLRKIYRSRLRKQVVVAVDSLDLKVPQGCVFGFLGPNGAGKTTTIMMLLGNVYPTSGSFRIFGSPISNMGVRRRIGFLPEKFQFHELLSAEELLWFHGRLAGMDRQLLARRVPEVLEQVGLSERARSRVREFSKGMQQRLGIAQAILHDPDLIILDEPTSALDPLGRRDVRDLILHLKSQGKTVFLNSHLLSEVEMVCDEVAILRGGKVQRQGHLDMLLQVHPVVDVELCVPSERVMQAVRAMSSVLSQDGTRFTAEVQSDEDIPALARCIVEAGGDIMRFVPRRESLEDLFVRVVEETK
- a CDS encoding ABC transporter permease encodes the protein MRAVYLIASLTLKETLRRRLWIASLLASLAVVGFVFVAKLGASVRPNDPIVQSVVPRITLILGLDVVKFFGSVMAMTLASGAIALEIERGMLYAILYKPVHRYQVVLGKWIGVLVFALVNTLFWTVLLYVSVRLMMGKSYLETWRAPLVVLLYPVLFGTLTLFFSTFASMGLTIALSIIAAGVAWSEKPMREFGIVFDIETLLNVANNVRWVVPMNHLRRWVLEEMMVIVPERMLASQRFQAFESPPSGWEIGYVFGYIAVVLALAILVFGKRDV
- a CDS encoding ATP-binding protein; this translates as MPASAGFLHPEPFFDREDELRALERAWSHPSQGGQMALVYGRRRLGKTYLLQRFVAGENMPKPACYYLAEQTTAPTQRLLLATQLLESLGGTSLAPSDLAVSWQALLHYVCEQWKRRERFILILDEFPYLAEQSPDLPSILQAWWDREGAHSTVMVILSGSHLSMMKALGEPNSPLFGRFNAGILQITPFRYHQTALFYASSPLYGVVEKLTMYGVLGGTPRYHALVDTSQPMEDEIINLLLRPGSPLRYEVEYLLGTQQIRDPASYNAVLGVIASGETQYGRIQQLSGTGNSLSFYLRTLTELGWIREEMPFAEDSRRRLLYRVADPFLAFWYRFIAPHKSLLEFSDPVFVYETRMRPYLPVYMGQIFEQICLQWLQTYCPNRFHVHILQASRYWSRDGRTEIDIVADLSDGRRLFAECKWNLGRPAGADVLVDLKAKVQTVPHLLQHKRAVYAIFAIGGFSPELYATAQSVPDEVWLIDQTSLLPNTSIASASTTAIYPNT
- the moeB gene encoding molybdopterin-synthase adenylyltransferase MoeB, whose amino-acid sequence is MAITVLIPSALQSYTGNQSEVQVQAGTVGEALQAVVETYPDLRKHLYNEQGKLRSFVNVYLGEEDTRYLQGLGTPVKDGDTLMIVPSIAGGSVSVAAPEAAQQAWLDNEEILRYSRHLILPDVAMEGQLKLKAAKVLCVGAGGLGAPLSLYLAAAGVGTIGLVDFDVVDLTNLQRQVLYTTPDVGRPKLQVAKERLLAMNPNISVQTYETRLTRENALEIFAEYDIIVDGTDNFATRYLVNDACVLLGKPNVYGSIFRFEGQASVFYAKEGPCYRCLYPEPPPPGLVPSCAEGGVLGVLPGIIGTIQAMETIKLILGRGEPLIGRLLLFNALKMQFRELKLRKNPQCPVCGPNPVIRELIDYEEFCGVRGEESSGPVDAIEEITPTDLKRRLDSGEDIFLLDVREPVEWQICRLDGAVLIPMNTIPARMHELDSAREIVVYCRSGKRSAQITAFLKAAGFRKVKNLQGGILQWSDEVDPTVPKY
- a CDS encoding M67 family metallopeptidase, whose amino-acid sequence is MLSLSAEQATKIRQHARAEYPHECCGALLGRELGGDVRWVEEVIPIVNEQKDNRERRFLITPAQMMQLEREAKQKSLKVLGFYHSHPDHPARPSEFDRENALPYYSYLIISVQKGKPAEMHCWRLLEDRSGFEREPTEIRGL
- a CDS encoding cysteine synthase family protein, which codes for MQQRETRRSPSTGWEIERLIGNTPLIRLRRVTRSLPQGVQVFIKAEWFNPGGSVKDRPAWNMIRVAEQEGLLTPDKILIDATSGNTGIAYAMIGAARGYRVQLCLPANANAERKRMLRAFGAELILTDPREQTDGAIRKVQQMVEAEPERYFYPDQYNNPANWQAHYQTTGVEIWEQTQGEVTHFVAGLGTSGTMMGTGRRLKEYYPGIRLVAVQPDSPFHGLEGLKHLETALVPGIYDPAVPDEIMEVSTEQAHAMARQLAREEGLFVGISAGAAVCCALRVAERISCGTVVALAPDGGSRYITDPLWEEEE
- a CDS encoding Gfo/Idh/MocA family oxidoreductase — translated: MIGVGVVGYGYAGRVFHCPLITQIEGLRLVAVSSRDAQRREQARQQWNVRTYAQPEELLSDEQVQLVVIATPHHTHHALGKMALQAGKHVVIDKPFTITTAEADDLIHEAWKRNLLLSVFHNRRWDWDYLTVRKVMEEGLLGEIWQVESCVGRYGHSSRWRSQRESMGSLLHDWGAHLIDQAIQLMGLPTQVMAWRHFRMWQSDVESFIRAVLDYGDGRTFTVEVNYLRAAERPRWYVLGDRGGLVKYGLDPQEEALRTGNIGATVEPPQHRARVWLHQEEQVTERTIDSERGDWSEYYRNIAGVLLRGEKLAVQPEQAREVIRVIEAALQSAETSQPVRLS
- a CDS encoding GGDEF domain-containing protein, which encodes MVKLLARLSLRRRLFIGVLLCMAAALGLHTAIAYHQMVAALHQAGVPHDMVLQIARRILTQSLLPTLLASLGVAALATMWLIYPVVKLIRRLIAAAHAIASGHFSHRVTASRWAPYDFHLLADSFNMMAAQLEQYALTQKQQQQELQRRNELLERLSVTDALTQVGNHRAFQENLHSQISLACRKGLPLCLMLIDVDHFKQYNDTYGHLQGDAVLHEVARLISENIRAYDFVARYGGEEFAVILPDTEIDTALNVAERIRQVIAQHPFPNRAVTVSIGVAGWCSGVDSSHLIQQADSALYEAKRLGRNRVCVAPTDKQDEQAA
- a CDS encoding homocysteine S-methyltransferase family protein, producing MDWLHEILEGKLLVSDGAMGTMLQSMGLTAGQCPESWNLNHPEKVQQVHRAYLEAGAQLLTTNSFGGNRLRLMAHNVNGHELLKEINRRAVELAREVAGDSAAVMASVGPTGELLEPLGDLSEEQAFEVFSEQMAALQEGGADTVILETFMALEEIVVALRAAKSLGLKAIACMSFGAGERTMMGVTPEQAATTLMQEGAAVVGANCSTGAQEMVPVIRRMRAAVPIPLIAQPNAGMPVLEEGKAVYTQKPEEMAEFVPQFVEAGASIIGSCCGSTPEFTRAIVAALNRLR